From one Vanacampus margaritifer isolate UIUO_Vmar chromosome 12, RoL_Vmar_1.0, whole genome shotgun sequence genomic stretch:
- the dnph1 gene encoding 5-hydroxymethyl-dUMP N-hydrolase, which produces METRKIYFCASIRGGRADARLYEHIVKTLARFGKVLTEHVGDIKLDHTGEKSDDGAIHDRDLDWLRQADVVVAEVTQPSLGVGYELGHAYLMRKRTLCLFRPSSGRKLSAMIRGAADGERMLVADYVGQDDVEPVLERFFNTQPR; this is translated from the exons ATGGAGACGCGGAAGATTTATTTCTGCGCGAGTATCCGCGGCGGCAGGGCTGACGCGCGCCTGTACGAGCACATCGTCAAGACGCTGGCAAGGTTCGGGAAGGTTCTGACGGAGCACGTGGGCGACATCAAGCTCGACCACACGG GTGAAAAGTCGGACGACGGCGCCATTCACGATCGGGACTTGGACTGGCTCCGACAAGCTGACG TGGTGGTCGCCGAGGTGACGCAGCCGTCGCTGGGCGTGGGCTACGAGCTGGGCCACGCCTACCTGATGAGGAAGCGGACCCTGTGTCTCTTCCGACCGTCATCGGGACGCA AGTTGTCGGCTATGATCCGAGGAGCGGCGGACGGCGAGCGCATGTTGGTGGCAGACTACGTCGGCCAAGATGATGTGGAGCCCGTCCTGGAGCGCTTCTTCAACACACAGCCTCGCTAA